The bacterium genome contains a region encoding:
- the pepP gene encoding Xaa-Pro aminopeptidase: MSFPATTYQQRRQTLRSQVPGGALLLLGAPEVPRNYAANTYPFRQDSTFLYYTGLQQPDLGLWVFPDGRECLIADPGSLESVVWTGPVPSPADLAAQAGIASAITWVQLADLVQDADHGRVVVHHLLPVQAAKQLALAALCNVSVAQLAARCSTVLRDAVIQQRLVKSAEEIAEIEGALAVTDRMHRAVMAGCRPGATEQALVAELEQIALAAGCQQSYHPILTVRGEILHNHGYQHTLQPGQLLLNDSGAESPMGYASDITRSLPVSGQFTDQQRLIYTLVLDAQLLAIEQIRPGIPYQAVHEAVCLHFATGLCDIGLMQGDPAEAVAAGAHAAFFVHGLGHALGLDVHDMEDLGEDAVGYGLSYQRSSHFGTQFLRFAREVQPGYVLTVEPGLYFIDALFDQWAAEGRHRDFLRYDQLAQWRGFGGIRIEDDVLVTDTGARVLGPGIPKGIAEVEAAMA, translated from the coding sequence ATGTCTTTTCCTGCCACGACTTACCAGCAGCGTCGTCAGACCCTGCGATCGCAGGTCCCTGGCGGCGCTTTGCTGTTGCTCGGCGCGCCGGAAGTCCCCCGGAACTACGCTGCGAATACCTATCCGTTTCGGCAGGATTCGACCTTCCTCTACTACACCGGACTGCAGCAGCCGGACCTGGGGCTCTGGGTCTTTCCCGATGGCCGGGAGTGCCTGATCGCCGATCCCGGATCGCTGGAGAGCGTGGTCTGGACCGGACCGGTCCCCTCCCCGGCTGATCTGGCGGCCCAGGCGGGCATCGCCTCCGCCATCACCTGGGTGCAACTGGCGGACCTGGTGCAGGACGCCGACCACGGGCGGGTGGTGGTGCATCACCTGTTGCCGGTCCAGGCAGCGAAGCAACTTGCCCTCGCCGCGCTCTGCAACGTGTCGGTCGCCCAACTCGCAGCGCGCTGCTCCACGGTGCTGCGGGATGCGGTGATCCAGCAGCGTCTCGTGAAATCCGCTGAGGAAATCGCGGAAATCGAGGGAGCCCTGGCGGTCACCGACCGGATGCACCGGGCGGTGATGGCGGGCTGTCGCCCCGGCGCGACCGAGCAGGCACTAGTGGCGGAACTGGAGCAGATCGCCCTCGCGGCGGGCTGCCAGCAGTCGTACCACCCGATCCTGACGGTCCGCGGGGAGATCCTGCACAACCACGGGTATCAGCACACCCTGCAACCGGGCCAGCTGCTGCTCAACGATTCCGGCGCGGAGAGTCCGATGGGATATGCCTCGGACATCACCCGGTCCCTCCCGGTGAGTGGCCAATTCACGGACCAGCAGCGACTGATCTATACGCTGGTCCTGGACGCGCAATTGTTGGCGATTGAGCAGATCCGTCCGGGGATCCCCTATCAGGCGGTCCACGAGGCGGTCTGCCTCCATTTCGCAACGGGCCTCTGCGACATTGGACTCATGCAGGGGGATCCGGCGGAAGCGGTCGCGGCCGGCGCACACGCCGCCTTCTTTGTGCATGGGCTGGGACATGCCCTCGGGCTCGATGTCCATGACATGGAGGACCTGGGGGAGGACGCGGTCGGCTACGGGCTCTCGTATCAGCGCTCGTCCCATTTCGGCACGCAATTCCTGCGCTTCGCCCGGGAAGTCCAGCCGGGATATGTCCTGACAGTCGAGCCGGGACTCTATTTCATCGATGCCCTCTTCGATCAGTGGGCCGCCGAGGGGCGCCATCGGGATTTCCTCCGGTACGACCAGCTCGCGCAGTGGCGGGGCTTCGGGGGCATCCGGATCGAAGACGATGTCCTGGTCACCGACACCGGTGCCCGGGTCCTGGGACCGGGGATTCCGAAGGGGATCGCCGAGGTCGAGGCCGCGATGGCCTGA
- the mutS gene encoding DNA mismatch repair protein MutS, which produces MSTPVLPGFPPYSTLTPIMQQFARLKSRVPDCLLFFRMGDFYELFGPDAEEVSRVLNLTLTARDKASGHPIPMAGVPWHSAQGYLRRLLEQGYRVAIAEQMQDPATTKGMVERDIVRILTPGTVLEDDFLATAASNWLALLAVETEAFALALVELSTATLFLAVEDRPRDQSDRAAEGEALSRILAYAQRFAAAEVLIPADFALPPGIYDGPPPATYIPHSLGGPWAAETVARQLGVPTLPDLDFARIPAALTAVAEVLMLIQRLAPNALASLTRFTLLPQDRVMALDAATLRNLEVLENAGTGKSTGTLLGVMDVTVTPPGKRLLREILTLPSTSSTRISERLAAVEELRAQSLQRERIRERMKPLRDIVRIAGRAQAGVATPRDLVALAESLQILPALQQDCAMLQAPLLQQQCRHLVPLPELTTSLLRMLDPEAPAQFQAGRVIRKGASAELDHLRAMSGDVKTALSQLEAEERATSGLRMKVGHNRVHGYFFEIPKSQKDQVPAHWHARQSLVNAERYVTQALKDLETDVLGAQERAAQLELALFRELVDAVAAAADPLRTSGRAIAWLDLLATFAQVAAEQRWCRPVTLEEPRIALTDGRHPVVESLVGSHQFVPNDAHFEPVSSQINILTGPNMAGKSTYMRQVALCVLLHQVGSFVPARTAELGLFDRILTRVGATDDLARGQSTFMVEMVETAQILHRATPRSLVLLDEIGRGTSTYDGLAIAWAIAEYLHNTPTCRALTLFATHYHELTQLADHYPGIKNWRVTLKEQDDQIIFLRRVTEGRAQKSYGVAVARLAGLPPAVVGRAGEILQQLDHQKIEPDITAAPATPRSTAAETLPLFG; this is translated from the coding sequence ATGTCCACCCCGGTGCTCCCCGGCTTCCCGCCGTACAGCACCCTGACCCCGATCATGCAGCAGTTCGCCCGCCTCAAGAGCCGGGTCCCCGACTGCCTGCTCTTCTTCCGGATGGGGGACTTCTACGAGCTTTTCGGCCCGGATGCCGAAGAAGTCTCCCGGGTCCTGAATCTCACCCTCACCGCCCGGGACAAAGCCTCCGGACACCCTATCCCCATGGCGGGGGTCCCCTGGCACAGCGCGCAGGGGTATCTGCGACGTTTGCTGGAGCAGGGCTACCGGGTCGCCATCGCCGAACAGATGCAGGATCCAGCCACCACCAAGGGGATGGTGGAGCGCGACATTGTCCGGATTCTGACGCCCGGGACCGTCCTGGAAGACGATTTCCTCGCCACTGCCGCCAGCAACTGGCTCGCGCTGCTGGCGGTGGAAACTGAGGCCTTCGCCCTTGCACTGGTGGAGCTTTCCACCGCGACCCTCTTCCTCGCCGTTGAAGATCGGCCCCGGGACCAGAGCGACCGAGCCGCCGAAGGGGAAGCCCTCAGCCGCATCCTGGCTTATGCCCAGCGCTTCGCGGCGGCGGAAGTGCTGATCCCGGCGGATTTCGCCCTGCCGCCCGGGATCTATGACGGCCCACCGCCGGCGACTTACATCCCCCACAGCCTGGGAGGTCCCTGGGCCGCGGAGACAGTCGCGCGGCAACTGGGTGTCCCGACCCTCCCGGACCTCGATTTCGCGCGCATCCCGGCAGCCCTCACCGCGGTCGCGGAAGTCCTGATGCTGATCCAGCGTCTGGCCCCCAACGCCCTGGCGAGCCTGACCCGCTTTACGCTCCTGCCACAGGACCGGGTGATGGCCCTCGATGCCGCCACCCTCCGCAATCTGGAGGTCCTGGAAAACGCCGGGACTGGCAAGAGTACCGGGACCCTCCTCGGGGTCATGGATGTCACCGTGACGCCGCCAGGAAAGCGGCTCCTCCGGGAGATCCTGACTCTCCCCTCCACCAGCAGCACCCGCATCAGCGAGCGGCTGGCGGCGGTGGAGGAACTCCGGGCGCAATCGCTGCAGCGGGAGCGGATCCGGGAGCGGATGAAGCCCCTGCGCGACATCGTACGGATCGCGGGGCGGGCGCAGGCGGGCGTCGCCACTCCCCGGGATCTGGTGGCGCTGGCGGAGTCGCTGCAAATCCTGCCGGCCCTGCAACAGGACTGCGCCATGCTGCAGGCCCCGTTGCTGCAGCAGCAATGCCGTCACCTGGTCCCTCTCCCGGAACTGACCACCAGCCTCCTGCGGATGCTCGATCCGGAAGCGCCGGCGCAGTTCCAGGCCGGACGAGTCATCCGCAAAGGGGCCTCGGCTGAGCTCGACCATCTGCGGGCGATGTCCGGTGATGTGAAGACCGCACTGAGCCAGCTGGAAGCCGAAGAACGGGCGACCTCGGGCCTCCGGATGAAGGTCGGACACAACAGGGTGCATGGGTACTTCTTCGAGATTCCCAAGAGCCAGAAGGACCAGGTACCCGCCCACTGGCACGCCCGCCAGTCGCTGGTGAACGCCGAGCGCTATGTCACGCAGGCGCTGAAGGACCTGGAGACCGATGTGTTGGGGGCGCAGGAACGGGCGGCGCAACTCGAGCTTGCGCTCTTTCGGGAACTGGTCGATGCGGTCGCAGCCGCAGCGGACCCGTTACGGACTTCAGGACGGGCCATCGCGTGGCTCGATCTGCTGGCGACCTTCGCACAGGTAGCGGCGGAGCAGCGCTGGTGTCGTCCGGTGACCCTGGAGGAGCCCCGGATCGCGCTGACCGATGGGCGTCATCCGGTGGTGGAATCGCTGGTGGGGAGTCATCAGTTCGTACCGAACGATGCCCACTTCGAGCCGGTGTCGAGTCAGATCAACATCCTCACCGGCCCCAACATGGCGGGGAAAAGCACCTACATGCGGCAGGTGGCGCTCTGTGTCCTGCTGCATCAGGTGGGGTCGTTTGTGCCGGCCCGAACCGCTGAGCTCGGGCTCTTCGATCGCATCCTGACACGGGTCGGCGCCACCGATGATCTCGCCCGGGGGCAGTCGACATTCATGGTGGAGATGGTGGAGACCGCCCAGATTCTGCATCGGGCGACCCCAAGGTCGCTGGTCCTGCTCGATGAAATCGGACGGGGCACCAGCACCTATGACGGCCTCGCCATCGCCTGGGCCATCGCGGAGTACCTGCACAACACCCCCACGTGTCGGGCGCTCACACTCTTCGCGACGCACTATCACGAGCTGACCCAGCTGGCGGATCACTACCCCGGTATCAAGAACTGGCGGGTGACACTCAAGGAGCAGGACGACCAGATCATTTTCCTGCGACGGGTCACTGAGGGGCGGGCGCAAAAGAGCTATGGGGTCGCGGTGGCGCGTCTGGCGGGGCTCCCGCCAGCCGTGGTGGGTCGGGCAGGGGAGATTTTGCAGCAGCTGGACCATCAGAAAATCGAGCCAGACATCACCGCCGCGCCTGCGACCCCCCGGTCGACGGCCGCTGAAACGCTCCCCTTGTTCGGGTGA